A genomic window from Corvus hawaiiensis isolate bCorHaw1 chromosome 29, bCorHaw1.pri.cur, whole genome shotgun sequence includes:
- the ARNT gene encoding aryl hydrocarbon receptor nuclear translocator isoform X9, which produces MAATAASAEMASDVSSLGAAVGSGNSGSGAQAGGAVAQRPSKRRPGLDFDDDGEGNSKFLRCDDDPMPNDKERFARSDDEQSSADKERLARENHSEIERRRRNKMTAYITELSDMVPTCSALARKPDKLTILRMAVSHMKSLRGTGNTSTDGTYKPSFLTDQELKHLILEAADGFLFIVSCETGRVVYVSDSVTPVLNQPQSEWFGSTLYEQVHPDDVGKLREQLSTSENALTGRILDLKTGTVKKEGQQSMRMCMGSRRSFICRMRCGNSSVDPVAVNRLSFMRNRCRNGLGAAKDGEPHYVVVHCTGYIKAWPPAGVSLPDDDPDAGQGSKFCLVAIGRLQVTSSPNCTDMNNVCQPTEFISRHNTEGIFTFIDHRCVATVGYQPQELLGKDIVDFCHPEDQQLLRDSFQQVVKLKGQVLSVMFRFRSKNREWLWMRTSSFTFQNPYSDEIEYIICTNTNVKNSSQESRPALANSMPRPQLGQSVSLPLDMGTAPLPSRQQQPPQAELEVGPGRESLAGYEHSQVPVQPVSAAGPEHSKPLEKAESLFSQERDPRFGEIFPTISTDQSKAIPASTVPANPPLFAQGNTFTAARPAENFRSSSMVPPVNIIQQQPLPAGRILSQISRHSTPAQVSGTTWAPGTRPVFTPQQVASQTVKTRPPSFGMGTFQGTPSSFSSMTAPGSTASPTTAPYPALASRGTGFTTEAAQTPAPFQPRAADAVGMWPQWQGQHHGPASGEQHVQQPQPSQPEVFPDMLTMLGDQGPNYNNEEFPELNIFPSFSE; this is translated from the exons AAATGGCATCCGATGTTTCCTCGCTGGGTGCAGCCGTCGGCTCCGGGAACTCCGGATCGGGAGCCCAGGCTGGAGGAGCCGTCGCTCAGAGGCCCAGCAAGAGACGGCCTGG gcTCGATTTTGATGATGATGGAGAAGGGAACAGTAAATTCCTCAG ATGTGATGATGACCCGATGCCAAACGACAAAGAGAGATTTGCCAG gtcTGATGATGAGCAGAGTTCAGCGGATAAGGAGAGACTTGCCAG GGAGAACCACAGCGAGATCgagcggaggaggaggaacaagaTGACCGCCTACATCACGGAGCTGTCGGACATGGTGCCCACGTGCAGCGCCCTGGCCCGCAAGCCGGACAAGCTGACCATCCTGCGCATGGCCGTGTCCCACATGAAGTCCCTGCGTGGCACCGGCAACACCTCCACGGACGGCACCTACAAACCCTCCTTTCTCACCGACCAG GAACTCAAACACCTGATCCTGGAGGCAGCTGATGGCTTCCTGTTCATCGTGTCCTGCGAGACGGGGCGCGTGGTCTACGTGTCCGACTCGGTGACGCCGGTGCTGAACCAGCCGCAGTCCGAGTGGTTCGGCAGCACCTTGTACGAGCAGGTGCACCCCGACGACGTGGGCAAGCTGCGGGAGCAGCTCTCCACCTCCGAGAACGCCCTCACAG gtcGTATCCTCGATTTGAAGACGGGGACTGTGAAGAAGGAAGGGCAGCAGTCCATGAGGATGTGCATGGGCTCCCGGAGATCTTTCATCTGCCGAATGAG GTGTGGCAACAGCTCCGTGGATCCGGTCGCTGTCAATCGTCTCAGCTTCATGAGGAATCGCTGCAG GAATGGTTTAGGTGCAGCCAAGGATGGAGAACCTCACTACGTCGTCGTGCACTGCACGGGCTACATCAAAGCCTGGCCCCCAGCAG GTGTTTCCCTGCCTGACGATGACCCCGACGCCGGCCAGGGCAGCAAGTTCTGCCTCGTGGCCATTGGCAGGCTCCAG GTGACCAGCTCTCCCAACTGCACAGACATGAACAATGTCTGCCAGCCCACAGAATTCATCTCCCGACACAACACCGAAGGAATTTTCACCTTCATCGACCACCGGTGCGTGGCCACCGTTGGTTACCAGCCCCAG GAACTTTTGGGGAAAGACATCGTGGATTTCTGCCATCCAGAAGACCAGCAGCTTTTACGGGACAGTTTTCAACAG gtgGTGAAGTTAAAAGGCCAGGTTCTGTCAGTCATGTTCCGCTTCCGATCCAAAAACCGGGAATGGCTGTGGATGAGAACCAGCTCGTTCACCTTCCAGAACCCCTACTCGGACGAGATCGAGTACATCATCTGCACCAACACCAACGTCAA GAACTCGAGCCAGGAGTCCCGGCCCGCCCTGGCAAACTCCATGCCAAGGCCTCAGCTGGGGCAGAGCGTCAGCCTTCCCCTGGACATGGGCACGGCCCCACTGCCCTCAAG gcagcagcagccaccccaggcagagctggaagtgGGCCCAGGAAGGGAGAGCTTGGCTGGCTACGAGCACTCACAG GTGCCCGTCCAGCCCGTGAGCGCTGCCGGCCCCGAGCACAGCAAACCCCTGGAGAAGGCCGAGAGCCTCTTCAGCCAGGAGCGGGACCCACGCTTCGGGGAGATCTTCCCCACCATCAGCACAG ATCAGAGCAAAGCCATCCCTGCCAGCACCGTGCCGGCCAACCCGCCCCTCTTCGCCCAGGGAAACACCTTCACTGCTGCACGGCCCGCTGAGAACTTCAG gagcagcagcatggTCCCTCCAGTGAACAtcatccagcagcagcccttgcCCGCCGGCCGGATCTTATCGCAGATCTCCCGCCACTCCACCCCAGCTCAGGTCAGCGGGACCACCtgggctccagggacacggcCGGTGTTCACACCCCAG CAAGTGGCATCTCAGACGGTGAAGACCCGCCCGCCTTCCTTTGGCATGGGGACATTCCAGGGCACCCCGTCCTCCTTCAGCTCCATGACAGCGCCGGGATCGACGGCGTCTCCCACCACGGCGCCGTACCCGGCCCTGGCCAGCCGCGGCACAGGTTTCA CCACGGAGGCGGCGCAGACCCCGGCCCCGTTCCAGCCCCGCGCCGCCGACGCCGTGGGAATGTGGCCTCAGTGGCAAGGACAGCACCACGGCCCGGCCTCCGGGGAGCAGCAcgtgcagcagccccagcccagccagcctgAGGTCTTCCCA GACATGCTGACCATGCTGGGGGACCAAGGGCCCAACTACAACAACGAAGAATTCCCAGAGTTGAACatattcccttctttttccGAATAA
- the ARNT gene encoding aryl hydrocarbon receptor nuclear translocator isoform X11 → MAATAASAEMASDVSSLGAAVGSGNSGSGAQAGGAVAQRPSKRRPGLDFDDDGEGNSKFLRCDDDPMPNDKERFARENHSEIERRRRNKMTAYITELSDMVPTCSALARKPDKLTILRMAVSHMKSLRGTGNTSTDGTYKPSFLTDQELKHLILEAADGFLFIVSCETGRVVYVSDSVTPVLNQPQSEWFGSTLYEQVHPDDVGKLREQLSTSENALTGRILDLKTGTVKKEGQQSMRMCMGSRRSFICRMRCGNSSVDPVAVNRLSFMRNRCRNGLGAAKDGEPHYVVVHCTGYIKAWPPAGVSLPDDDPDAGQGSKFCLVAIGRLQVTSSPNCTDMNNVCQPTEFISRHNTEGIFTFIDHRCVATVGYQPQELLGKDIVDFCHPEDQQLLRDSFQQVVKLKGQVLSVMFRFRSKNREWLWMRTSSFTFQNPYSDEIEYIICTNTNVKNSSQESRPALANSMPRPQLGQSVSLPLDMGTAPLPSRQQQPPQAELEVGPGRESLAGYEHSQVPVQPVSAAGPEHSKPLEKAESLFSQERDPRFGEIFPTISTDQSKAIPASTVPANPPLFAQGNTFTAARPAENFRSSSMVPPVNIIQQQPLPAGRILSQISRHSTPAQVSGTTWAPGTRPVFTPQQVASQTVKTRPPSFGMGTFQGTPSSFSSMTAPGSTASPTTAPYPALASRGTGFTTEAAQTPAPFQPRAADAVGMWPQWQGQHHGPASGEQHVQQPQPSQPEVFPDMLTMLGDQGPNYNNEEFPELNIFPSFSE, encoded by the exons AAATGGCATCCGATGTTTCCTCGCTGGGTGCAGCCGTCGGCTCCGGGAACTCCGGATCGGGAGCCCAGGCTGGAGGAGCCGTCGCTCAGAGGCCCAGCAAGAGACGGCCTGG gcTCGATTTTGATGATGATGGAGAAGGGAACAGTAAATTCCTCAG ATGTGATGATGACCCGATGCCAAACGACAAAGAGAGATTTGCCAG GGAGAACCACAGCGAGATCgagcggaggaggaggaacaagaTGACCGCCTACATCACGGAGCTGTCGGACATGGTGCCCACGTGCAGCGCCCTGGCCCGCAAGCCGGACAAGCTGACCATCCTGCGCATGGCCGTGTCCCACATGAAGTCCCTGCGTGGCACCGGCAACACCTCCACGGACGGCACCTACAAACCCTCCTTTCTCACCGACCAG GAACTCAAACACCTGATCCTGGAGGCAGCTGATGGCTTCCTGTTCATCGTGTCCTGCGAGACGGGGCGCGTGGTCTACGTGTCCGACTCGGTGACGCCGGTGCTGAACCAGCCGCAGTCCGAGTGGTTCGGCAGCACCTTGTACGAGCAGGTGCACCCCGACGACGTGGGCAAGCTGCGGGAGCAGCTCTCCACCTCCGAGAACGCCCTCACAG gtcGTATCCTCGATTTGAAGACGGGGACTGTGAAGAAGGAAGGGCAGCAGTCCATGAGGATGTGCATGGGCTCCCGGAGATCTTTCATCTGCCGAATGAG GTGTGGCAACAGCTCCGTGGATCCGGTCGCTGTCAATCGTCTCAGCTTCATGAGGAATCGCTGCAG GAATGGTTTAGGTGCAGCCAAGGATGGAGAACCTCACTACGTCGTCGTGCACTGCACGGGCTACATCAAAGCCTGGCCCCCAGCAG GTGTTTCCCTGCCTGACGATGACCCCGACGCCGGCCAGGGCAGCAAGTTCTGCCTCGTGGCCATTGGCAGGCTCCAG GTGACCAGCTCTCCCAACTGCACAGACATGAACAATGTCTGCCAGCCCACAGAATTCATCTCCCGACACAACACCGAAGGAATTTTCACCTTCATCGACCACCGGTGCGTGGCCACCGTTGGTTACCAGCCCCAG GAACTTTTGGGGAAAGACATCGTGGATTTCTGCCATCCAGAAGACCAGCAGCTTTTACGGGACAGTTTTCAACAG gtgGTGAAGTTAAAAGGCCAGGTTCTGTCAGTCATGTTCCGCTTCCGATCCAAAAACCGGGAATGGCTGTGGATGAGAACCAGCTCGTTCACCTTCCAGAACCCCTACTCGGACGAGATCGAGTACATCATCTGCACCAACACCAACGTCAA GAACTCGAGCCAGGAGTCCCGGCCCGCCCTGGCAAACTCCATGCCAAGGCCTCAGCTGGGGCAGAGCGTCAGCCTTCCCCTGGACATGGGCACGGCCCCACTGCCCTCAAG gcagcagcagccaccccaggcagagctggaagtgGGCCCAGGAAGGGAGAGCTTGGCTGGCTACGAGCACTCACAG GTGCCCGTCCAGCCCGTGAGCGCTGCCGGCCCCGAGCACAGCAAACCCCTGGAGAAGGCCGAGAGCCTCTTCAGCCAGGAGCGGGACCCACGCTTCGGGGAGATCTTCCCCACCATCAGCACAG ATCAGAGCAAAGCCATCCCTGCCAGCACCGTGCCGGCCAACCCGCCCCTCTTCGCCCAGGGAAACACCTTCACTGCTGCACGGCCCGCTGAGAACTTCAG gagcagcagcatggTCCCTCCAGTGAACAtcatccagcagcagcccttgcCCGCCGGCCGGATCTTATCGCAGATCTCCCGCCACTCCACCCCAGCTCAGGTCAGCGGGACCACCtgggctccagggacacggcCGGTGTTCACACCCCAG CAAGTGGCATCTCAGACGGTGAAGACCCGCCCGCCTTCCTTTGGCATGGGGACATTCCAGGGCACCCCGTCCTCCTTCAGCTCCATGACAGCGCCGGGATCGACGGCGTCTCCCACCACGGCGCCGTACCCGGCCCTGGCCAGCCGCGGCACAGGTTTCA CCACGGAGGCGGCGCAGACCCCGGCCCCGTTCCAGCCCCGCGCCGCCGACGCCGTGGGAATGTGGCCTCAGTGGCAAGGACAGCACCACGGCCCGGCCTCCGGGGAGCAGCAcgtgcagcagccccagcccagccagcctgAGGTCTTCCCA GACATGCTGACCATGCTGGGGGACCAAGGGCCCAACTACAACAACGAAGAATTCCCAGAGTTGAACatattcccttctttttccGAATAA
- the ARNT gene encoding aryl hydrocarbon receptor nuclear translocator isoform X3 codes for MAATAASAEMASDVSSLGAAVGSGNSGSGAQAGGAVAQRPSKRRPGLDFDDDGEGNSKFLRCDDDPMPNDKERFARENHSEIERRRRNKMTAYITELSDMVPTCSALARKPDKLTILRMAVSHMKSLRGTGNTSTDGTYKPSFLTDQELKHLILEAADGFLFIVSCETGRVVYVSDSVTPVLNQPQSEWFGSTLYEQVHPDDVGKLREQLSTSENALTEGTKPWCLSTKDAAAPPENASKGTTGDTRVLPVPSTLLGATPVLLEGFPVQQHLLFLPFYFFLFLGRILDLKTGTVKKEGQQSMRMCMGSRRSFICRMRCGNSSVDPVAVNRLSFMRNRCRNGLGAAKDGEPHYVVVHCTGYIKAWPPAGVSLPDDDPDAGQGSKFCLVAIGRLQVTSSPNCTDMNNVCQPTEFISRHNTEGIFTFIDHRCVATVGYQPQELLGKDIVDFCHPEDQQLLRDSFQQVVKLKGQVLSVMFRFRSKNREWLWMRTSSFTFQNPYSDEIEYIICTNTNVKNSSQESRPALANSMPRPQLGQSVSLPLDMGTAPLPSRQQQPPQAELEVGPGRESLAGYEHSQVPVQPVSAAGPEHSKPLEKAESLFSQERDPRFGEIFPTISTDQSKAIPASTVPANPPLFAQGNTFTAARPAENFRSSSMVPPVNIIQQQPLPAGRILSQISRHSTPAQVSGTTWAPGTRPVFTPQQVASQTVKTRPPSFGMGTFQGTPSSFSSMTAPGSTASPTTAPYPALASRGTGFTATEAAQTPAPFQPRAADAVGMWPQWQGQHHGPASGEQHVQQPQPSQPEVFPDMLTMLGDQGPNYNNEEFPELNIFPSFSE; via the exons AAATGGCATCCGATGTTTCCTCGCTGGGTGCAGCCGTCGGCTCCGGGAACTCCGGATCGGGAGCCCAGGCTGGAGGAGCCGTCGCTCAGAGGCCCAGCAAGAGACGGCCTGG gcTCGATTTTGATGATGATGGAGAAGGGAACAGTAAATTCCTCAG ATGTGATGATGACCCGATGCCAAACGACAAAGAGAGATTTGCCAG GGAGAACCACAGCGAGATCgagcggaggaggaggaacaagaTGACCGCCTACATCACGGAGCTGTCGGACATGGTGCCCACGTGCAGCGCCCTGGCCCGCAAGCCGGACAAGCTGACCATCCTGCGCATGGCCGTGTCCCACATGAAGTCCCTGCGTGGCACCGGCAACACCTCCACGGACGGCACCTACAAACCCTCCTTTCTCACCGACCAG GAACTCAAACACCTGATCCTGGAGGCAGCTGATGGCTTCCTGTTCATCGTGTCCTGCGAGACGGGGCGCGTGGTCTACGTGTCCGACTCGGTGACGCCGGTGCTGAACCAGCCGCAGTCCGAGTGGTTCGGCAGCACCTTGTACGAGCAGGTGCACCCCGACGACGTGGGCAAGCTGCGGGAGCAGCTCTCCACCTCCGAGAACGCCCTCACAG AGGGAACCAAGCCCTGGTGCCTTTCTACCAAGGATGCTGCAGCCCCCCCTGAGAATGCATCTAAAGGTACCACCGGTGACACTCGTGTCCTGCCAGTTCCCAGTACGTTACTTGGTGCCACTCCTGTCTTGTTGGAAGGATTCCCAGtgcagcagcatctcctttttcttcctttttatttttttttatttttaggtcGTATCCTCGATTTGAAGACGGGGACTGTGAAGAAGGAAGGGCAGCAGTCCATGAGGATGTGCATGGGCTCCCGGAGATCTTTCATCTGCCGAATGAG GTGTGGCAACAGCTCCGTGGATCCGGTCGCTGTCAATCGTCTCAGCTTCATGAGGAATCGCTGCAG GAATGGTTTAGGTGCAGCCAAGGATGGAGAACCTCACTACGTCGTCGTGCACTGCACGGGCTACATCAAAGCCTGGCCCCCAGCAG GTGTTTCCCTGCCTGACGATGACCCCGACGCCGGCCAGGGCAGCAAGTTCTGCCTCGTGGCCATTGGCAGGCTCCAG GTGACCAGCTCTCCCAACTGCACAGACATGAACAATGTCTGCCAGCCCACAGAATTCATCTCCCGACACAACACCGAAGGAATTTTCACCTTCATCGACCACCGGTGCGTGGCCACCGTTGGTTACCAGCCCCAG GAACTTTTGGGGAAAGACATCGTGGATTTCTGCCATCCAGAAGACCAGCAGCTTTTACGGGACAGTTTTCAACAG gtgGTGAAGTTAAAAGGCCAGGTTCTGTCAGTCATGTTCCGCTTCCGATCCAAAAACCGGGAATGGCTGTGGATGAGAACCAGCTCGTTCACCTTCCAGAACCCCTACTCGGACGAGATCGAGTACATCATCTGCACCAACACCAACGTCAA GAACTCGAGCCAGGAGTCCCGGCCCGCCCTGGCAAACTCCATGCCAAGGCCTCAGCTGGGGCAGAGCGTCAGCCTTCCCCTGGACATGGGCACGGCCCCACTGCCCTCAAG gcagcagcagccaccccaggcagagctggaagtgGGCCCAGGAAGGGAGAGCTTGGCTGGCTACGAGCACTCACAG GTGCCCGTCCAGCCCGTGAGCGCTGCCGGCCCCGAGCACAGCAAACCCCTGGAGAAGGCCGAGAGCCTCTTCAGCCAGGAGCGGGACCCACGCTTCGGGGAGATCTTCCCCACCATCAGCACAG ATCAGAGCAAAGCCATCCCTGCCAGCACCGTGCCGGCCAACCCGCCCCTCTTCGCCCAGGGAAACACCTTCACTGCTGCACGGCCCGCTGAGAACTTCAG gagcagcagcatggTCCCTCCAGTGAACAtcatccagcagcagcccttgcCCGCCGGCCGGATCTTATCGCAGATCTCCCGCCACTCCACCCCAGCTCAGGTCAGCGGGACCACCtgggctccagggacacggcCGGTGTTCACACCCCAG CAAGTGGCATCTCAGACGGTGAAGACCCGCCCGCCTTCCTTTGGCATGGGGACATTCCAGGGCACCCCGTCCTCCTTCAGCTCCATGACAGCGCCGGGATCGACGGCGTCTCCCACCACGGCGCCGTACCCGGCCCTGGCCAGCCGCGGCACAGGTTTCA CAGCCACGGAGGCGGCGCAGACCCCGGCCCCGTTCCAGCCCCGCGCCGCCGACGCCGTGGGAATGTGGCCTCAGTGGCAAGGACAGCACCACGGCCCGGCCTCCGGGGAGCAGCAcgtgcagcagccccagcccagccagcctgAGGTCTTCCCA GACATGCTGACCATGCTGGGGGACCAAGGGCCCAACTACAACAACGAAGAATTCCCAGAGTTGAACatattcccttctttttccGAATAA